Proteins from one Streptomyces sp. NBC_00390 genomic window:
- a CDS encoding bifunctional serine/threonine-protein kinase/ABC transporter substrate-binding protein, whose translation MEPLRTSDPAKLAGHRLLGRLGAGGMGVVYLARSAGGTLVALKVIQAEYAEESDFRERFRREADTARRMTSPWVASLVDADPEAAQPWLATAFIPGPSLGEAVAAHGPLPVRSLRVLGARLAEALRELHAAGLVHRDVKPGNVLLALDGPRLIDFGVARDPENTALTSTGVVVGTPGFLPPEQARGGRDPGPAGDVFSLGCVLAFAATGRPPFGTGPLDALLYRTVHDAPDVEGVPAQLAEVVDGCLDKDPELRPTAEALYEALTDATPSSPALPPDPREALRAVRPQAPEDETPGEEERAPGEEAWLPEPLVRLIAERSAAGLALPAVDDTEVDPASAGAAPTDTTAPQLPARAVGRRRFLLLTGGAVAVTAGGPLAAWWAHSRDGKDDGPAPTATGPVHTLGLHADLTGDQKAVGRAQERGLRLAVDAFNSRADRPFTLAVKTVDDGGDPARASEAAKKLVADRSVLAVIGPTTDATALTSLATYDAASLPLIAVSPGATVLGVTDSRSFLHARVTDTILPFYLNAYLRGTAKSRTVGIVDDRAADAYAWEISSTLAKIRRDERQPAVPKVVSALRTDFGPTLDALMDGGADSVVFAGHHDRAALLARELSSRDFPGARAAAQGVLDARFLSAAGDAADGWVIVAPVMDATVAPEAKAFTAAYRKRFDAEPERYAVETYDVAQLAVKSLGSLSARRRTRQNLTTALRSATYKGISRNLAFNKATGALVVDGSGVHLWKVVGGRFVYQGAASFQVSS comes from the coding sequence ATGGAGCCGCTGCGTACTTCCGACCCCGCCAAGCTGGCGGGCCACCGGCTGCTCGGACGGCTCGGCGCGGGTGGCATGGGTGTGGTGTACCTGGCCCGCTCGGCCGGCGGAACCCTGGTCGCCCTGAAGGTGATCCAGGCCGAGTACGCCGAGGAGTCCGATTTCCGGGAGCGGTTCCGGCGCGAGGCGGACACCGCCCGCCGGATGACCAGCCCGTGGGTGGCGTCCCTCGTGGACGCGGACCCCGAGGCGGCGCAGCCCTGGCTGGCGACCGCGTTCATCCCCGGCCCCTCGCTCGGCGAGGCCGTCGCCGCGCACGGGCCGCTGCCGGTGCGGAGCCTGCGGGTGCTGGGGGCGCGGCTCGCCGAGGCGCTGCGGGAGCTCCACGCGGCAGGACTCGTGCACCGGGACGTCAAGCCCGGCAATGTGCTCCTGGCACTCGACGGACCACGGCTGATCGACTTCGGTGTGGCCCGTGATCCCGAGAACACCGCGCTCACCTCGACCGGTGTCGTGGTCGGCACGCCGGGGTTCCTGCCACCGGAACAGGCGCGGGGTGGGCGGGATCCGGGACCGGCCGGAGACGTCTTCTCGTTGGGCTGCGTGCTGGCCTTCGCGGCGACCGGCCGCCCTCCGTTCGGTACCGGCCCGCTCGACGCTCTGCTGTACCGCACCGTGCACGACGCGCCGGATGTGGAGGGTGTTCCGGCGCAGCTCGCCGAGGTGGTGGACGGCTGTCTGGACAAGGACCCTGAGCTGCGGCCCACGGCCGAGGCGCTGTACGAGGCCCTCACGGACGCCACGCCCTCGTCGCCCGCCTTGCCTCCCGACCCGCGGGAGGCCCTGCGGGCGGTACGTCCTCAAGCGCCCGAGGATGAAACTCCCGGCGAAGAGGAGCGGGCCCCCGGCGAAGAGGCCTGGCTCCCGGAGCCGTTGGTCCGGCTGATCGCGGAACGGTCGGCCGCCGGGCTCGCGCTGCCCGCCGTCGACGACACCGAGGTCGACCCCGCGTCCGCCGGCGCCGCGCCGACGGACACCACAGCCCCTCAGCTTCCGGCCCGTGCCGTCGGCAGGCGCCGTTTCCTGCTCCTGACCGGGGGCGCGGTGGCTGTCACGGCCGGGGGCCCTCTGGCCGCGTGGTGGGCGCACTCCCGTGACGGCAAGGACGACGGCCCCGCCCCGACGGCCACCGGTCCCGTGCACACCCTCGGTCTGCACGCTGACCTGACCGGCGATCAGAAAGCGGTCGGCCGGGCGCAGGAGCGGGGGCTGCGGCTCGCGGTCGACGCGTTCAACTCCCGTGCGGACAGGCCCTTCACACTCGCCGTGAAGACGGTGGACGACGGCGGTGATCCGGCCCGGGCATCCGAAGCGGCCAAGAAGCTCGTCGCCGACCGTTCCGTGCTCGCCGTGATCGGTCCCACCACGGACGCCACCGCCCTGACCTCGCTGGCGACGTACGACGCCGCCTCGCTGCCCCTGATCGCGGTGTCGCCCGGCGCCACCGTGCTGGGGGTGACGGATAGCCGGTCCTTCCTGCACGCCCGGGTGACGGACACGATCCTGCCGTTCTACCTCAACGCGTATCTGCGCGGCACCGCAAAGTCGCGCACGGTCGGGATCGTCGACGACCGGGCGGCGGACGCCTACGCCTGGGAGATCAGCAGCACCCTCGCCAAGATCCGTCGGGACGAACGGCAGCCGGCCGTGCCGAAGGTGGTCAGCGCGTTGCGCACCGATTTCGGGCCGACCCTCGACGCCCTGATGGACGGGGGCGCCGACTCGGTGGTCTTCGCCGGCCATCACGACCGCGCCGCGCTGCTGGCCCGGGAGCTGAGCAGCCGTGACTTTCCGGGGGCCAGGGCCGCCGCGCAGGGGGTGCTCGACGCCCGGTTCCTGTCCGCCGCGGGGGACGCGGCCGACGGCTGGGTGATCGTCGCCCCGGTCATGGACGCCACCGTGGCGCCCGAGGCGAAGGCGTTCACGGCCGCTTACCGCAAACGCTTCGACGCGGAGCCGGAGCGGTACGCCGTGGAAACGTACGACGTGGCGCAGCTTGCCGTGAAGAGTCTGGGCTCACTGAGCGCCCGGCGCCGCACCCGGCAGAACCTGACGACGGCCCTGCGCTCGGCCACGTACAAGGGGATCTCCAGGAACCTCGCGTTCAACAAGGCG